The Chloroflexota bacterium genome window below encodes:
- a CDS encoding site-specific DNA-methyltransferase, whose protein sequence is MHTTAKSAIATYEHGSEKQTKAINGRLPLPVPEPNGHEYLRLDTAEDFRIESIAESLLIRGSAEEALDRLPAAAVQTVVTSPPYWSLRDYAVDSQIGRDDSLPEYVASIVRTFEKLRHILTDDGTVWLNVGDSYTSGNRRYRAPDRKNRARAMSVRPPTPTGLKAKELVGVPWRLAFALQAAGWWVRSEVIWAKPNAHPESVRDRPTLDHETVFLLSKNQNYYYNIDAVRGPNDRRLRTTWSIPTDPQRQSFANGVNHPAVMPIELANRCLQITSRPGDVVLDPYAGSGTTLVAARDLDRKWVGIELSSEFTKMIERRLEG, encoded by the coding sequence ATGCATACAACTGCGAAATCAGCGATAGCAACTTACGAACATGGCTCGGAGAAACAGACCAAAGCCATCAATGGACGCCTCCCTTTGCCTGTTCCTGAACCCAACGGCCATGAATACCTAAGGTTAGACACTGCCGAGGACTTTAGAATTGAGAGCATTGCTGAGTCCTTGCTGATACGTGGGTCTGCAGAGGAAGCATTGGACCGGCTTCCTGCCGCGGCCGTTCAGACTGTCGTTACTTCTCCACCCTATTGGTCCCTTAGGGACTACGCGGTGGATTCGCAGATTGGGCGAGATGACTCACTTCCCGAGTATGTGGCGTCCATTGTGCGCACGTTTGAGAAGTTGAGGCACATTCTCACTGACGACGGCACAGTATGGCTGAATGTTGGGGACTCTTATACTTCGGGCAACCGCAGGTATCGAGCTCCAGATCGCAAGAACCGGGCTAGGGCCATGTCAGTTCGCCCACCCACGCCCACTGGCTTGAAGGCAAAGGAACTGGTTGGCGTGCCTTGGCGTCTTGCATTTGCGCTTCAAGCAGCAGGTTGGTGGGTGCGGTCGGAAGTAATCTGGGCTAAGCCCAATGCGCATCCGGAATCCGTGCGAGACCGCCCTACATTGGATCACGAAACGGTATTTCTGCTCTCCAAGAATCAGAACTACTACTACAACATTGATGCCGTGCGCGGACCCAATGACAGAAGGCTTAGAACAACATGGTCAATCCCGACCGATCCGCAAAGGCAATCATTTGCCAACGGGGTAAATCATCCAGCGGTCATGCCGATTGAACTAGCCAATAGATGCCTTCAGATTACAAGCCGCCCAGGCGATGTAGTACTTGATCCGTACGCTGGTTCAGGAACTACTTTGGTCGCTGCTCGTGACTTGGATCGAAAGTGGGTTGGCATCGAATTGAGCTCGGAATTCACCAAAATGATCGAGCGGCGGCTCGAAGGATGA
- a CDS encoding peptidyl-alpha-hydroxyglycine alpha-amidating lyase family protein: MATTVGTGDFTYEVAEGWGELPEGMEWGQIGSVNTDSQDRVHVFTRTTNPVMVFDRDGKFLSTWGGDEFVDAHGLNTDADDNQYMVDRTLQVAMKFTKDRKKVFEIGNRGVPSDTGYTDENREVLRPAGPFHHPTDIALSASGGFYVSDGYRNCRVHKFADDGTLEYSWGEPGTGPGQFNLVHSVWEVDGKVYVADRQNHRIQIFTPQGEYLDEWGGFIQPCKLFVDSNDIMYVAELQSRVTILDLEGNVLAQLGDPEYRKPEPGQFIGPHGVWVDSHGDLYVCEVLMGQRIQKFLRK; the protein is encoded by the coding sequence ATGGCTACGACAGTGGGCACCGGCGATTTCACCTACGAGGTTGCAGAGGGGTGGGGTGAGCTGCCAGAGGGAATGGAGTGGGGCCAGATAGGCTCCGTGAACACCGACTCCCAGGACCGCGTCCACGTCTTCACCCGCACCACCAACCCCGTCATGGTCTTTGACCGCGACGGCAAGTTCCTGAGCACGTGGGGCGGCGACGAGTTTGTGGACGCGCACGGGCTGAACACGGACGCCGACGACAACCAGTACATGGTGGACCGCACACTGCAGGTGGCGATGAAGTTCACCAAGGACCGTAAGAAGGTCTTCGAGATCGGCAACCGCGGGGTGCCGTCGGACACGGGGTACACGGACGAGAACCGCGAGGTACTGCGGCCGGCGGGGCCGTTCCACCACCCGACGGACATCGCGCTGTCGGCGTCGGGCGGGTTCTACGTCTCGGACGGGTACCGGAACTGCCGCGTCCACAAGTTCGCGGACGACGGGACGCTTGAGTACTCGTGGGGCGAGCCGGGCACGGGTCCGGGGCAGTTCAACCTGGTGCACAGCGTCTGGGAGGTCGACGGGAAGGTCTACGTGGCCGACCGGCAGAACCACCGGATCCAGATCTTCACGCCGCAGGGGGAGTACCTGGACGAGTGGGGCGGGTTCATCCAGCCGTGCAAGCTCTTCGTGGACAGCAACGACATCATGTACGTGGCGGAGCTGCAGTCGCGGGTGACGATCCTCGACCTGGAAGGGAACGTGCTGGCGCAGCTTGGCGACCCGGAGTACCGGAAGCCGGAGCCGGGGCAGTTCATCGGGCCGCACGGGGTGTGGGTGGACAGCCACGGGGACCTGTACGTGTGCGAGGTGCTGATGGGGCAGCGTATCCAGAAGTTCCTGCGCAAGTAG
- a CDS encoding CvpA family protein: protein MNWLDILLLALLAMSAFAGARVGVFWAAMAFGSLMIGWYFAGNVSGAATLAVEGYTDSSTARAVVNVVVYVALLSVMLYAASRVLKVVKPLLSTVTLGTSSILDRVGGLLLGLVIGLLLIGAVILVGARLTYQVDLGEVDPGVPGSVEQRVAQGETVHEGLQELLSSSAVVWGLVQVATALPADTLGLAPLDFGDSLELLDEALD, encoded by the coding sequence GTGAACTGGCTGGACATTCTCCTCCTTGCGCTGTTGGCAATGAGCGCCTTTGCGGGGGCGCGGGTCGGGGTTTTCTGGGCCGCCATGGCCTTCGGCAGCCTGATGATCGGCTGGTACTTTGCGGGGAACGTCAGCGGCGCGGCCACCCTGGCGGTGGAGGGCTACACGGACTCGAGCACGGCCCGGGCGGTGGTCAACGTCGTCGTCTACGTGGCCCTGCTGTCGGTGATGCTGTACGCGGCGAGCCGCGTCCTCAAGGTCGTCAAGCCGCTGCTGTCCACGGTCACCCTGGGCACGTCGAGCATCCTCGACCGGGTGGGCGGGCTGCTGCTGGGCCTCGTCATCGGACTGCTGCTCATCGGGGCGGTCATCCTCGTGGGTGCGCGGCTGACGTACCAGGTGGACCTGGGCGAGGTCGATCCCGGCGTTCCGGGCTCCGTCGAGCAGCGCGTGGCCCAGGGCGAGACGGTGCACGAGGGCCTGCAGGAGCTGCTGTCCTCGTCGGCGGTGGTGTGGGGGCTCGTGCAGGTGGCGACGGCGCTGCCGGCGGACACGCTGGGGCTGGCGCCGCTGGACTTCGGTGACTCGCTGGAGCTCCTTGACGAGGCCCTCGACTGA